A stretch of the Sphingobacterium thalpophilum genome encodes the following:
- the rplK gene encoding 50S ribosomal protein L11 codes for MAKEVSALVKLQVKGGAANPSPPVGPALGAKGVNIMDFCKQFNARTQDKPGQVLPVVITVYADKSFDFIIKTPPVAVQLKDAAKLKSGSGEPNRKKVAAITWEQVETIAKDKMPDLNAFTVEAAMRMVAGTARSMGITVSGNAPWNN; via the coding sequence ATGGCAAAAGAAGTCAGTGCGTTAGTAAAATTACAAGTTAAGGGCGGAGCTGCGAATCCTTCACCTCCAGTAGGACCTGCATTAGGTGCTAAAGGTGTGAATATCATGGATTTCTGTAAGCAGTTCAATGCTCGTACGCAAGACAAACCAGGTCAAGTATTGCCTGTTGTCATTACAGTTTATGCGGATAAGTCATTTGATTTTATCATCAAGACTCCACCGGTAGCAGTTCAGTTGAAAGACGCTGCTAAATTGAAAAGTGGATCTGGCGAGCCTAACCGTAAAAAAGTTGCGGCTATCACTTGGGAACAAGTTGAGACAATCGCTAAAGATAAAATGCCTGATTTAAATGCATTTACTGTAGAGGCTGCTATGCGAATGGTAGCTGGTACAGCACGTAGTATGGGTATTACTGTATCAGGTAATGCTCCTTGGAACAATTAA